In the genome of Mugil cephalus isolate CIBA_MC_2020 chromosome 21, CIBA_Mcephalus_1.1, whole genome shotgun sequence, one region contains:
- the lft1 gene encoding lefty1 isoform X2: MKDALLQKLGLDEVPKIHKRDLENLIIPAHIKNKYASMLKMHHSRRRRSLPSLAGILRGIPGNADISGEYVYSDTTRHRMVFDMEARIPDNSEVTMAELKLYQRASYHKRFAVERKNHRPVNNARVSIYWVEVLPNGSNRTSLIDSRLIPIHETGWKSFDVTQAVHYWSKTQQKTPMHLEVWIEGERPGSYAAEMAKSVRFTTQEQTDNTLGKPELILYTLNLEEYGSRGDCDANQNKDTCCREQYFINFRALTWTQYWIIEPAGYQAFRCTGGCKQPKRNYGYGERRCTASESAPLPIMYLVKKGDYTEIEVAEFPNMIVERCACTLDNVSIV; the protein is encoded by the exons ATGAAGGACGCGCTTCTGCAGAAGCTCGGTTTGGATGAAGTCCCGAAGATCCACAAGAGGGATTTGGAGAACCTGATCATTCCTGCGCACATCAAAAATAAGTACGCGTCCATGCTGAAGATGCACCACAGCAGGAGACGGAGATCGTTGCCCAGCCTGGCGGGCATCCTGAGGGGAATCCCTGGCAACGCCG ATATTTCCGGGGAGTATGTGTACTCTGACACCACTCGGCATCGCATGGTGTTCGACATGGAAGCGAGGATCCCGGATAACAGCGAGGTGACCATGGCGGAGCTGAAGCTCTACCAGCGGGCTTCCTACCACAAACGCTTCGCGGTGGAGAGGAAGAACCACCGGCCCGTCAACAACGCCAGGGTCAGCATCTACTGGGTGGAGGTGCTGCCCAACGGATCTAACCGGACATCACTGATAGATTCACG GTTGATCCCCATTCACGAGACCGGCTGGAAGAGCTTTGATGTCACACAGGCGGTGCACTATTGGTCCAAGACGCAGCAGAAAACACCTATGCACCTGGAGGTGTGGATCGAGGGCGAGAGACCTGGCAGCTACGCGGCAGAGATGGCCAAGAGTGTCCGCTTTACCACCCAGGAGCAGACGGACAACACCTTGGGAAAGCCCGAGCTCATCCTCTACACACTCAACCTCGAAGAGTACGG CTCTCGCGGAGACTGCGACGCCAACCAAAACAAGGACACGTGCTGCAGAGAGCAATACTTCATCAACTTCCGTGCGCTCACCTGGACACAGTACTGGATCATCGAGCCGGCAGGTTACCAGGCCTTCAGGTGCACCGGAGGCTGCAAGCAGCCCAAGCGCAACTACGGCTACGGCGAGCGGCGGTGCACCGCGTCAGAGAGCGCCCCGCTGCCTATCATGTACCTCGTGAAGAAAGGGGACTACACAGAGATCGAGGTGGCCGAGTTCCCCAACATGATTGTAGAGAGGTGTGCATGCACGCTGGACAATGTCTCCATAGTGTGA
- the lft1 gene encoding lefty1 isoform X1: MDFLRACVLCTALFGLSKAFTHQDMKDALLQKLGLDEVPKIHKRDLENLIIPAHIKNKYASMLKMHHSRRRRSLPSLAGILRGIPGNADISGEYVYSDTTRHRMVFDMEARIPDNSEVTMAELKLYQRASYHKRFAVERKNHRPVNNARVSIYWVEVLPNGSNRTSLIDSRLIPIHETGWKSFDVTQAVHYWSKTQQKTPMHLEVWIEGERPGSYAAEMAKSVRFTTQEQTDNTLGKPELILYTLNLEEYGSRGDCDANQNKDTCCREQYFINFRALTWTQYWIIEPAGYQAFRCTGGCKQPKRNYGYGERRCTASESAPLPIMYLVKKGDYTEIEVAEFPNMIVERCACTLDNVSIV; this comes from the exons ATGGATTTCCTCCGCGCTTGTGTCCTGTGCACCGCTCTCTTCGGCCTCTCCAAGGCTTTTACGCATCAGGATATGAAGGACGCGCTTCTGCAGAAGCTCGGTTTGGATGAAGTCCCGAAGATCCACAAGAGGGATTTGGAGAACCTGATCATTCCTGCGCACATCAAAAATAAGTACGCGTCCATGCTGAAGATGCACCACAGCAGGAGACGGAGATCGTTGCCCAGCCTGGCGGGCATCCTGAGGGGAATCCCTGGCAACGCCG ATATTTCCGGGGAGTATGTGTACTCTGACACCACTCGGCATCGCATGGTGTTCGACATGGAAGCGAGGATCCCGGATAACAGCGAGGTGACCATGGCGGAGCTGAAGCTCTACCAGCGGGCTTCCTACCACAAACGCTTCGCGGTGGAGAGGAAGAACCACCGGCCCGTCAACAACGCCAGGGTCAGCATCTACTGGGTGGAGGTGCTGCCCAACGGATCTAACCGGACATCACTGATAGATTCACG GTTGATCCCCATTCACGAGACCGGCTGGAAGAGCTTTGATGTCACACAGGCGGTGCACTATTGGTCCAAGACGCAGCAGAAAACACCTATGCACCTGGAGGTGTGGATCGAGGGCGAGAGACCTGGCAGCTACGCGGCAGAGATGGCCAAGAGTGTCCGCTTTACCACCCAGGAGCAGACGGACAACACCTTGGGAAAGCCCGAGCTCATCCTCTACACACTCAACCTCGAAGAGTACGG CTCTCGCGGAGACTGCGACGCCAACCAAAACAAGGACACGTGCTGCAGAGAGCAATACTTCATCAACTTCCGTGCGCTCACCTGGACACAGTACTGGATCATCGAGCCGGCAGGTTACCAGGCCTTCAGGTGCACCGGAGGCTGCAAGCAGCCCAAGCGCAACTACGGCTACGGCGAGCGGCGGTGCACCGCGTCAGAGAGCGCCCCGCTGCCTATCATGTACCTCGTGAAGAAAGGGGACTACACAGAGATCGAGGTGGCCGAGTTCCCCAACATGATTGTAGAGAGGTGTGCATGCACGCTGGACAATGTCTCCATAGTGTGA